One window of the Colletotrichum destructivum chromosome 4, complete sequence genome contains the following:
- a CDS encoding Putative transcription factor Jun, basic-leucine zipper domain-containing protein, whose amino-acid sequence MMDSSSGGLHVVRQSEFPNRAAFFEPIPSSMNNSTDDEILRQLRHEQLQHQQQNQRTHFLFQQQQQRLQQPAAYGTTPSQSAYVDPSTLNSVFEAAPSASAVGRPSSTPTQSSSGCQDSPMSNAAADDSLSSPASSVISPPSTSFVQPAPPIDPRVLGGLPKETITVQPKESTAVAEAPKRRRGRPRLSEGVTAQTTRAASPKTKATATTTTTNMAKSRKKNAPRRTSTASVASGAAGETADEQLDASAGAGANDKKNRIRARNREAAYKCRKKKQKGIAELQTQEAMIENVNRTLNSEAAMLRSEILMLKNMVLQHGSCGCSFIEEYISGAAQNLVQSSMAAASGGGGGGNSNGNGGGLQQIHGQNCTNGGDDGEGYNVDWKGFDIDSKAGIRSLGSESGFSGFDDAASHSARAQSQGAPA is encoded by the coding sequence ATGATGGACTCCTCTTCTGGCGGTTTACATGTCGTACGACAGAGTGAATTTCCGAATAGAGCGGCTTTTTTCGAACCCATCCCCAGCTCTATGAACAATTCTACAGACGATGAGATCCTACGACAGCTTCGCCATGAGCAACTACAACACCAGCAACAAAACCAACGGACGCATTTCCTgttccagcagcagcagcaacgcctGCAGCAACCGGCGGCATACGGGACAACCCCCTCCCAGTCGGCCTATGTCGACCCTTCGACCCTGAACTCCGTCTTCGAAGCGGctccgtcggcatcggcagtGGGTCGACCGtcctcgacaccgacgcAGAGCTCTTCAGGCTGTCAGGACTCCCCCATgagcaacgccgccgccgacgactcGCTGTCCTCGCCCGCTAGCTCCGTCatctcgccgcccagcacGAGCTTCGTCCAGCCGGCGCCTCCGATTGACCCTCGCGTTCTCGGCGGGTTGCCGAAGGAGACAATCACCGTCCAACCAAAGGAGTCGacggccgtcgccgaagcACCGaaacgccgccgaggccgtcccAGGCTCTCCGAGGGGGTCACCGCCCAGACTACCCGCGCGGCGTCACCAAAGACGAaagcgacagcgacaacgacgacgacgaacatGGCAAAATCACGCAAAAAGAACGCGCCTCGACGGACATCGACCGCCTCGGTCGCGagtggcgccgccggtgagaCGGCGGACGAACAGCTCGACGCCagtgccggtgccggcgccaacgacaagaagaaccGCATCCGCGCGCGGAACCGCGAGGCGGCGTACAAGTGccgcaagaagaagcaaaagggcatcgccgagctgcagaCGCAGGAGGCCATGATCGAGAACGTCAACAGGACCCTCAACAGCGAGGCGGCCATGCTGCGCAGCGAGATCCTGATGCTCAAGAACATGGTGCTCCAGCACGGCAGCTGCGGGTGCTCCTTCATCGAGGAGTACATCTCGGGCGCCGCGCAGAACCTGGTGCAGTCgagcatggcggcggcgtctggcggcggcggcggcggtaaTAGTAATGGTAATGGTGGTGGCTTGCAGCAAATACACGGCCAGAACTGCACGAAcggaggagacgacggggaAGGATACAACGTCGACTGGAAGGGCTTCGACATTGATTCCAAGGCGGGTATCCGTTCGCTGGGGTCGGAAAGCGGCTTCTCTGGcttcgacgatgccgcctcGCACAGCGCGAGGGCACAATCCCAGGGGGCACCGGCTTAG
- a CDS encoding Putative berberine/berberine, FAD-linked oxidase-like, FAD-binding domain, PCMH-type, translated as MVALEAPEEFRSSHPTASTQGQLASDAPQLQGLAEKHPELLIYTLSAEGYEDVRSFFSAGMVQQPLAVIRPRTEAEVSAVVQEVRAQGIPFGIRSGGHDLTAAQAQGRDGIIIDMRGMDGVSVAEDRKSARVGGGILGIKLSRFLQQHGLLTPHGWCPTVSMAGWALGGGYGYSSAFYGLGVDQVLGARVVLANGEIVDTDGHVDLLWALRGAGNGNFGIVVELRVKLYPQTGFLAGFLGFPSEQAGDVLAGYGTFEKEDVPVNFTGEVSHMTLPGVGPVIAWLFAWTSENEDLDDGWAFLDKMKALGTPVLNTVAAVDDYTFFNTIPSPTNVHWRPRLRTFECFTPEVASAFGKHPPPAPTCGTVIHSAHGRALDENTGACYPLRTRHHIANPSAGVVDATAQAAEFDEYKRWVDGLVDDLSRQGLALPYGHRNLGPEEDMDWVATYGEKTLARLKEVKKKFDPGNLFKTGYPRLDLL; from the exons ATGGTCGCACTAGAAGCCCCGGAAGAGTTCCGCTCATCTCACCCCACGGCATCAACACAAGGCCAGCTGGCTTCGGACGCTCCACAACTGCAAggcctcgccgagaagcACCCCGAGCTTCTGATATACACCCTCTCCGCCGAGGGCTACGAAGACGTCCGGTCCTTCTTCAGCGCGGGCATGGTGCAGCAGCCCCTGGCCGTCATCCGTCCCAGGACAGAAGCCGAagtctcggccgtcgtccaggaAGTGCGCGCCCAGGGGATACCGTTCGGCATCCGGAGCGGCGGGCACGACTTGACCGCCGCCCAGGCGCAGGGAAGAGATGGGATCATCATCGACATGAGGGGCATGGACGGCGTCTCCGTCGCGGAGGACAGGAAGTCCGCCCGAGTCGGTGGCGGCATCCTGGGCATCAAGCTCTCGCGGTTCCTCCAGCAGCACGGCCTCCTCACGCCCCACGGCTGGTGTCCGACGGTGAGCATGGCCGGCTGGGCCCTCGGGGGCGGGTACGGCTACTCGAGCGCGTTCTACGGGCTGGGCGTCGACCAGGTCCTCGGCGCGCGCGTCGTGCTCGCGAACGGCGAAATCGTCGACACGGATGGCCACGTCGACCTGCTCTGGGCCCTGCGCGGtgccggcaacggcaacttCGGCATCGTGGTCGAGCTCCGGGTCAAGCTGTATCCCCAGACGGGCTTCCTGGCGGGGTTCCTCGGGTTCCCCAGCGaacaggccggcgacgtgcTGGCCGGGTACGGCAcgttcgagaaggaggatgtGCCGGTCAACTTCACAGGCGAGGTATCCCACATGACGCTGCCCGGCGTCGGGCCCGTCATCGCGTGGTTGTTTGCCTGGACGTCGGAGAACgaagacctcgacgacggatggGCGTTTCTGGACAAGATGAAAGCACTCGGGACACCGGTACTCAACACTGTTGCCGCAG TTGACGACTacaccttcttcaacacgATTCCCTCGCCGACCAACGTCCACTGGCGGCCTCGCCTGCGCACGTTTGAATGCTTCACGCCGGAGGTGGCCAGCGCCTTTGGGAAGCATCCgcctccggcgccgacgtgcgGGACCGTCATCCACAGCGCGCATGGCCGGGCGCTCGACGAGAACACGGGCGCCTGCTACCCGCTGCGCACGAGGCACCACATCGCAAACCCCTCGGCCGGCGTGGTCGACGCGACGGCGCAGGCAGCCGAGTTCGACGAGTACAAGAGGTGGGTGGACGGCCTGGTGGACGACCTGTCGAGGCAGGGTCTCGCGCTGCCGTACGGGCACCGCAACCTGGGTcccgaggaggacatggACTGGGTGGCCACGTACGGCGAGAAGACGTTGGCTAGGCTGAAGGAGGTCAAGAAAAAGTTTGACCCCGGCAACCTGTTCAAGACTGGGTACCCGCGGCTGGACCTGCTTTGA